In Chryseobacterium shigense, the following proteins share a genomic window:
- a CDS encoding alpha/beta hydrolase, with protein sequence MFLLLWTAVFFAQNNQSNDEYAKAKEIIRDLDSIVSPNGIQESYSVTIGNIKQQVYVRGQNKENPIILFVHGGPASPVSPVMWMFQRPVEEYFTVVNYDQRAAGKTYAINDTVNLGKTIHIDQYVQDVIELAQYIEKKYQKKKVILMGHSWGTIVSMNAALKRPDLFYSYVGIGQIINTKDNERLSVEYALKEATRLKNDTAIKELKSIAPYPGNQPITRERIIIARKWPQYYGGLTAFRNNSRYYFQAPLLFSEYSEKDLDALGEGSLFTLGKLLPEFLNVDFKGVKTFPIPVFMFMGRHDYTTPSEPTDNWLRNVKAPTKKGIWFENSAHLIPWEEPGKMLVTLLNDVLPTAKDK encoded by the coding sequence GTGTTTTTACTTTTATGGACGGCTGTATTCTTTGCACAGAATAATCAATCCAATGATGAGTATGCTAAAGCCAAGGAAATCATCAGAGATTTGGATTCAATTGTTTCGCCAAACGGTATTCAGGAAAGCTATTCCGTTACTATAGGAAATATAAAGCAGCAGGTATATGTACGGGGTCAGAATAAAGAAAACCCGATTATTCTGTTTGTCCATGGAGGTCCGGCATCACCCGTCAGTCCGGTTATGTGGATGTTTCAGAGACCTGTTGAAGAATATTTCACAGTGGTTAACTATGATCAGAGGGCTGCGGGAAAAACCTATGCCATTAATGATACCGTTAACTTAGGAAAAACCATTCACATTGATCAGTATGTACAGGATGTTATTGAACTGGCACAATATATTGAGAAAAAATATCAGAAGAAAAAAGTTATATTGATGGGACACAGCTGGGGAACCATTGTTTCTATGAATGCAGCTTTGAAAAGACCTGATCTGTTCTATTCATATGTAGGCATTGGGCAGATAATCAACACAAAAGATAATGAGCGGTTAAGCGTTGAATATGCACTGAAAGAAGCCACCCGCTTAAAAAATGATACAGCCATCAAAGAATTAAAATCTATCGCACCATATCCCGGGAATCAACCCATTACAAGAGAAAGAATTATTATCGCACGAAAATGGCCGCAATATTATGGCGGACTTACTGCATTCAGAAATAATTCAAGATACTATTTTCAGGCACCTCTGCTCTTTTCAGAATATTCGGAAAAGGACCTTGATGCCCTTGGCGAAGGAAGTCTTTTCACATTAGGAAAACTCCTGCCCGAGTTTTTAAATGTCGATTTTAAAGGGGTAAAAACCTTTCCTATCCCTGTCTTCATGTTTATGGGGCGTCATGATTACACAACGCCTTCCGAACCGACGGATAATTGGCTCCGAAATGTAAAAGCTCCTACCAAAAAAGGAATCTGGTTTGAGAATTCTGCTCACCTGATTCCCTGGGAAGAACCCGGAAAAATGCTGGTTACTTTATTAAATGATGTCCTGCCAACTGCCAAAGACAAATAA
- a CDS encoding TonB-dependent receptor has product MNRKIQFLSILFLGFSQFAFAQIKEEKLILNKKREPEVKKIEKKKTSVETIKNYPPEEKSQNPVKYTITDVPAVSDFKTSTIQGQDVTPKFEGTAQNNYLQFGMGNFGKILADANISKTLENKLEVGADFHFLSTLGLKKEYAWDSKQSSTAIGAYLNSYGEKGKFNLNAQYGLDNNRYYGIYALEPAADVDLKQRVNQFKVNGYYDFYSNEILNDVRVKSSFLKDHFDAQENQVSILANLSKHAVEIGKSGVNLNADLGVGLEAVKSEFAIRDKNSSNFFNTTLDPKVTFRKGDSYLMLGSTFSFLNAKNSSDLMGGEVKNNKTYWFPQAEFQFAAAKEFKFYGGVDGGLKLNTYGDLLQANPFIVSDQFLKPTETKYHFYAGLRGDIDETFKYDFSAGYGKINNIMFFQGNDLFDNTYTLNRSAYNFANTFSAVYDDGNVSDIKGSVQYFPLENLILDGEVKFTKYDLKNYKDIYNVPLFNASIGAKYTMLDKKLLLGFKGIFASDRTTNSFAVEGVANPGMVYQSTENRNDKVGGYADLNLSAEYKFHKNFSVFAIGNNLLNSNYQTYKGYKVLGAQILGGVKITF; this is encoded by the coding sequence ATGAACAGAAAAATTCAATTTTTATCCATATTATTTTTAGGGTTTTCGCAGTTTGCGTTTGCCCAGATCAAGGAGGAAAAACTGATTCTTAACAAGAAGAGGGAACCGGAAGTGAAGAAGATCGAAAAGAAGAAGACCTCTGTGGAAACAATTAAGAATTATCCGCCGGAAGAGAAATCCCAGAATCCTGTAAAATATACCATTACGGATGTGCCTGCAGTTTCGGATTTTAAAACTTCAACCATTCAGGGCCAGGATGTAACCCCGAAATTTGAAGGGACGGCTCAAAACAATTATCTGCAGTTCGGAATGGGGAACTTCGGGAAAATCCTCGCGGATGCCAACATTTCCAAAACGCTTGAAAATAAACTTGAAGTAGGTGCAGATTTCCATTTCCTTTCCACACTAGGGCTGAAAAAGGAATACGCGTGGGATTCCAAGCAAAGTTCTACAGCTATCGGTGCTTATCTGAATTCATATGGTGAAAAAGGTAAATTCAACCTGAATGCTCAATATGGTTTGGATAATAACAGATATTACGGCATCTATGCGCTGGAACCTGCAGCAGATGTAGATTTGAAGCAGAGAGTAAACCAGTTCAAAGTGAACGGATACTATGATTTTTATTCAAATGAAATTTTGAATGATGTAAGGGTGAAATCTTCTTTCCTGAAAGATCATTTTGATGCACAGGAAAACCAGGTTTCCATTTTGGCGAACCTTTCCAAGCATGCTGTGGAGATAGGAAAATCCGGAGTTAATTTAAATGCAGATTTAGGAGTTGGATTAGAAGCTGTGAAATCAGAGTTTGCCATCAGAGATAAAAATTCGTCCAATTTCTTCAATACGACTTTAGATCCGAAAGTAACTTTCAGAAAAGGGGATTCCTATTTAATGCTGGGATCTACATTTTCTTTCCTGAATGCTAAAAATTCCAGCGATTTAATGGGCGGTGAGGTAAAGAACAATAAAACATATTGGTTTCCACAGGCTGAATTCCAGTTTGCAGCTGCTAAAGAATTTAAATTCTATGGTGGGGTAGACGGAGGTTTAAAACTCAACACGTACGGAGATCTTTTGCAGGCGAACCCGTTCATTGTTTCTGATCAGTTTTTAAAGCCTACAGAGACCAAGTATCACTTTTATGCCGGGTTAAGAGGTGACATTGATGAAACCTTCAAATACGACTTCTCTGCAGGTTATGGAAAGATCAATAATATTATGTTCTTCCAGGGGAACGACCTGTTTGATAATACCTACACCCTGAACCGTTCTGCCTATAATTTTGCCAATACATTCTCTGCCGTATATGATGACGGAAATGTAAGTGATATTAAAGGGAGCGTACAGTATTTTCCTCTTGAAAACCTGATCCTGGACGGAGAAGTAAAATTTACAAAGTACGATCTTAAGAATTACAAGGATATTTATAACGTTCCTTTGTTTAATGCAAGTATCGGAGCGAAATATACGATGCTGGATAAAAAATTACTGCTTGGATTCAAAGGAATCTTTGCAAGCGACAGAACAACCAATTCTTTCGCTGTCGAAGGAGTAGCTAATCCGGGAATGGTGTATCAGTCTACGGAAAACAGGAACGATAAAGTAGGCGGGTATGCAGATCTAAATCTTTCCGCAGAATATAAATTCCATAAAAACTTCAGTGTTTTTGCCATTGGGAATAATCTCCTGAACTCGAATTACCAGACCTATAAAGGCTATAAAGTCTTAGGTGCACAGATTTTAGGAGGTGTGAAAATTACTTTCTAA
- a CDS encoding tetratricopeptide repeat protein, with amino-acid sequence MNSKKILLSAAVLYFGISGAQQSQYFTQKENYRFNLAENLYQTKIYNASQFEYARQYFYNQNLSKSRKEAAQFFDNVIGVILQKNHAEEGLTAFMKEYPNSAYFAQANLPLADYYLAKKDFGKALETLKKVNQYQLSKEENTQYILKLGYAKFMMGDTKGATDALEEAYKTADESQKGDIAYMLGHLYYSNRQSDKAFQYFDSVKEKPKFSKLVRPYYVQMYYNDKNYDQAITEGTALLNEDISDAYKAEVHKIIGESYFMKNDYTSAYPHLKDYLNVQQNPSENDLYEMGFVAAQLKKYDEAVSYYSQLINSNSALAQNAYYQLGNAYLAVDKKQEALSAFRSAYQMDYDAKVKKLAHEQYAKLSYDIGNPFESPSAVIQSYINSNPNDINAPEMRSLLVKSYLYSGNYKETLNAIDRLQSSTPEINKIDQEVSYLLGTEEFNKGNYDEAETYLLRSLGFNINKEFYNRALYWLGQVYYQKGNYPSAIVRYEKLLNESFPEKQQLPYDLGYAYFKSKKFDQAQTYFKQYLNNPKPEFKNDAELRLADIHYANNDLNEAIAIYDKNEDATDYTLYQKAMALGFKGDTQAKINNLKNLLSKYPDSEYYDDAQYEMGTAYAAQDDFANSNDAFAKVIKTSSDRDLVANASIYRAQNYIDQNQNDKALSELRSLGEQYKNTAYAEKIVQAAKPIFTKNGDVSGYESFAKGIGVNVAASEIDEINLSTGKQYFTKKDYKNAISYYEKYLTQNPTGEGLYQAKYELGESYYQTNNTTKALLVLQEVASVQNDYQDDAQTRLAQIFIAQGNTAEAKKYLENIKNSSDINIKNYANVELMKMYANEKNFSQAEKLADAVIANSKNSAAVIETAKVIKARSLMNSGKDKDAQSAYTSLEKSSNTSVAAEALYAKAYYQNKGKAFKSSNETIFKLANNYASEDYWGAKALVLMAKNYVGLKDNYQASYTCDQIIENYKDFPEIVAEAKEVKKQIKK; translated from the coding sequence ATGAATTCGAAAAAAATCCTTCTCTCAGCTGCAGTGCTTTATTTCGGAATTTCCGGAGCGCAACAGTCACAGTACTTTACACAGAAAGAAAATTACAGGTTCAATCTCGCAGAAAATCTTTATCAGACTAAAATATACAATGCTTCCCAGTTCGAATATGCAAGACAGTATTTCTATAACCAGAATTTGTCTAAATCGAGAAAAGAAGCAGCACAGTTTTTTGATAATGTGATCGGGGTGATTCTTCAGAAAAACCATGCAGAGGAAGGGTTAACCGCCTTTATGAAGGAGTATCCGAATTCTGCTTATTTTGCCCAGGCCAATCTTCCGTTAGCAGATTATTATCTGGCTAAAAAAGACTTCGGAAAAGCCTTGGAAACACTTAAAAAAGTAAATCAGTACCAACTTTCTAAAGAAGAAAATACACAGTATATTCTGAAACTAGGGTATGCCAAATTCATGATGGGTGACACCAAAGGGGCTACAGATGCCCTGGAAGAAGCCTATAAAACAGCCGATGAATCCCAGAAAGGAGACATTGCCTACATGCTGGGCCACCTTTACTATTCAAACAGGCAGAGCGATAAGGCTTTCCAGTATTTTGACTCTGTGAAAGAGAAGCCTAAATTCTCCAAGCTGGTGCGCCCTTACTACGTTCAGATGTACTATAACGATAAGAACTACGATCAGGCAATCACCGAAGGAACTGCACTTCTGAACGAAGATATTTCAGATGCCTATAAAGCGGAGGTTCATAAGATCATAGGGGAAAGTTATTTTATGAAAAATGACTATACTTCAGCGTATCCTCATCTGAAAGATTACCTGAATGTACAGCAGAATCCTTCTGAAAATGACCTTTATGAAATGGGATTTGTAGCCGCTCAGCTGAAAAAATATGACGAAGCTGTTTCCTATTACAGCCAGCTTATCAACAGCAATTCAGCGCTGGCTCAGAATGCTTATTATCAGTTGGGAAATGCCTATCTGGCGGTAGATAAAAAGCAGGAAGCCCTTTCCGCATTCCGTTCTGCCTACCAGATGGATTATGATGCCAAAGTTAAAAAATTAGCTCACGAACAGTATGCAAAACTGAGTTATGATATCGGGAATCCGTTTGAAAGTCCTTCTGCAGTCATTCAGAGCTATATCAACAGCAATCCGAATGATATCAATGCGCCGGAAATGAGGTCTCTTCTTGTGAAATCTTATCTGTATTCCGGAAACTATAAAGAAACCCTGAACGCCATTGACAGGCTTCAGAGTTCCACTCCCGAGATCAATAAGATAGATCAGGAGGTTTCTTATTTGCTGGGAACAGAAGAATTCAACAAAGGAAATTATGATGAAGCCGAAACGTACTTACTGAGAAGTTTAGGATTCAATATCAATAAAGAATTTTATAACAGGGCACTATATTGGCTGGGTCAGGTGTATTACCAGAAAGGGAATTATCCATCTGCCATCGTCCGCTATGAAAAACTGCTTAATGAAAGTTTTCCGGAAAAACAGCAGCTGCCTTATGATCTGGGCTATGCTTATTTCAAATCTAAAAAATTCGATCAGGCACAGACTTACTTCAAGCAGTACCTGAACAATCCGAAGCCTGAATTTAAGAACGATGCAGAACTTCGTCTGGCAGATATTCATTATGCCAACAATGACCTGAATGAGGCCATTGCGATCTATGATAAGAATGAAGATGCCACAGATTATACTTTATACCAGAAAGCAATGGCTTTAGGCTTTAAAGGAGATACACAGGCAAAAATCAATAATCTGAAAAACCTATTATCCAAATACCCTGATTCCGAGTATTATGATGATGCCCAGTACGAAATGGGAACCGCATATGCTGCTCAGGATGATTTTGCGAATTCAAATGATGCTTTTGCCAAAGTGATTAAAACATCTTCGGATAGAGATCTTGTTGCCAATGCATCCATTTACAGGGCTCAGAATTATATTGACCAGAACCAGAACGATAAAGCACTTTCCGAACTGAGATCCTTAGGAGAGCAGTACAAAAATACGGCTTATGCTGAAAAGATCGTTCAGGCGGCAAAACCTATTTTCACAAAGAACGGAGACGTTTCCGGATACGAAAGCTTTGCCAAAGGTATAGGAGTGAATGTGGCTGCCTCTGAAATTGACGAAATCAATCTTTCCACAGGAAAACAGTATTTCACGAAGAAAGACTACAAAAATGCCATTTCTTACTACGAAAAATATTTAACGCAGAATCCTACCGGAGAAGGCCTTTATCAGGCTAAGTACGAGCTGGGAGAAAGTTATTACCAGACCAATAATACAACGAAAGCACTTCTTGTATTGCAGGAGGTAGCCTCAGTACAGAATGACTATCAGGATGATGCACAGACCCGTCTTGCACAGATTTTTATTGCGCAGGGTAATACGGCAGAAGCTAAAAAGTATCTTGAAAATATCAAAAATTCATCTGATATCAACATTAAGAATTATGCAAATGTAGAGTTGATGAAGATGTACGCCAATGAGAAAAATTTCTCACAGGCAGAAAAGCTTGCAGATGCAGTGATCGCAAATTCAAAGAACTCCGCAGCAGTTATTGAAACGGCGAAAGTAATTAAAGCAAGAAGCCTGATGAATTCAGGGAAAGATAAAGACGCACAGTCTGCCTATACTTCTCTGGAAAAATCATCCAATACTTCAGTGGCCGCTGAGGCATTATATGCAAAAGCATACTATCAGAATAAAGGAAAAGCATTCAAATCTTCGAATGAAACGATCTTTAAACTGGCGAATAATTACGCTTCAGAAGATTACTGGGGAGCAAAAGCCCTTGTGCTGATGGCTAAAAACTATGTCGGACTGAAAGATAATTACCAGGCAAGTTATACCTGCGACCAGATCATTGAAAACTATAAAGATTTCCCTGAGATTGTGGCAGAAGCTAAAGAGGTTAAAAAGCAGATTAAAAAGTAA
- a CDS encoding CocE/NonD family hydrolase translates to MKIRILLALIFANLMQAQKFYFPKTAVTDSAVLEKQMPLLASKLMAQPQVLKLKKTNRIAFSDNMFRLQMVAKDYKNSIATLSDFRSQFADHNMAGNKFIAYEFYSLAKIDEEKEKIPFHNALQKTFNKKYESLSDKLITKLGIAVDGDVRNTRKIMNEALSKQKDKDSIDYGSALALCNSYLNYKIYSSLKPQIVQLVEAKDQEKFIIETKDIKTKNRNTLTITIVRKKENTSPLPVILTNNIYAGSFDPYFGKRAAVYNYVGAVVNTRGKRNSNDENNPFEHESQDLYDVTDWVSKQPWSNGKVGMIGGSYLGFSQWAAVKKLHPALKTIVPQVAVGIGIDYPAQNNIFMSYMLQWINYVTNNKLTDEADFNNFTKWDSINTKWYKSGKSFRALDTISGKPNKIFQRWLDHPGYDEYWQKMVPYKGDFANINIPILTTTGYYDDDQIGALSYFKTHHEYNKNANHYLVMGPYDHGGAQSFGFTFVNGRPIDPAARISIDDLAFSWFDYILKDGKKPALLKDKINFQVMNTNSWKHVPDFEKMHTSTVKFYLQDHKNASSVFNRPTDKSFVTQTVDFKNRDQKEIYHKVSKTDSIKITNSVYFESEVLDKDLIISGNPAGSFKVSINKKDFDTDTYLYQIQPDGKPFLLSTHIVRASYAKDNAVRQLLEPGKIEQIPIKNSILISKKIEKGSKLVLLVGVNKNPNWQINYGTGKDVSDETIKDADKPLEIKWYNDSYVEIPIYQE, encoded by the coding sequence ATGAAAATTAGAATACTTTTAGCATTAATTTTTGCTAACCTGATGCAGGCCCAGAAGTTTTACTTTCCCAAAACAGCAGTAACAGACTCTGCCGTTCTGGAAAAACAAATGCCGTTACTGGCTTCAAAATTAATGGCGCAACCTCAAGTGCTGAAGCTAAAAAAGACAAACAGAATTGCTTTTTCGGATAATATGTTCCGCCTGCAAATGGTAGCTAAAGACTATAAAAACTCTATTGCCACCCTATCTGATTTCCGCAGCCAGTTTGCTGATCATAATATGGCAGGAAACAAATTCATTGCCTATGAGTTTTACAGCCTGGCTAAAATAGACGAGGAAAAAGAGAAAATTCCTTTTCACAATGCTCTTCAAAAGACATTCAACAAAAAATACGAAAGCCTTTCGGATAAACTGATTACCAAGCTCGGGATTGCTGTGGACGGTGATGTCCGCAACACCCGGAAAATTATGAATGAAGCCCTCAGCAAACAAAAAGATAAGGACAGTATAGATTATGGCTCCGCTTTGGCTTTATGTAATAGTTACCTGAATTACAAGATTTATTCCAGTCTGAAACCTCAGATTGTACAATTGGTAGAAGCAAAGGATCAGGAAAAATTCATTATTGAAACAAAGGATATTAAAACAAAAAACAGGAATACATTAACGATTACCATTGTCAGAAAAAAAGAAAACACCTCTCCTCTTCCGGTTATTCTTACCAATAATATCTATGCGGGATCCTTTGATCCTTATTTCGGGAAACGGGCGGCTGTGTACAATTATGTAGGTGCTGTAGTGAATACCAGAGGAAAAAGGAACAGTAATGATGAGAACAATCCTTTCGAGCATGAATCGCAGGATCTTTATGATGTAACCGACTGGGTGAGCAAGCAGCCCTGGAGTAACGGTAAAGTCGGGATGATTGGCGGAAGTTATTTAGGTTTCAGCCAGTGGGCCGCTGTAAAAAAACTGCATCCGGCCTTAAAGACCATTGTTCCGCAGGTTGCTGTAGGAATCGGGATAGATTACCCTGCTCAAAATAATATTTTCATGAGCTATATGCTGCAATGGATCAATTATGTCACCAACAATAAACTGACTGATGAAGCTGATTTTAATAATTTCACAAAATGGGATTCTATTAATACAAAATGGTATAAAAGCGGAAAATCATTCAGGGCCCTGGATACGATAAGCGGCAAGCCGAACAAGATATTCCAGAGATGGCTGGATCATCCCGGATATGATGAATACTGGCAAAAAATGGTTCCTTATAAAGGAGATTTCGCCAACATCAACATCCCTATTTTAACTACTACGGGATATTATGATGACGACCAGATCGGGGCACTATCCTATTTTAAAACGCATCATGAATATAATAAAAATGCCAACCACTATTTAGTAATGGGACCTTATGACCATGGTGGCGCGCAAAGCTTTGGATTTACTTTCGTTAATGGCAGACCGATAGATCCTGCCGCCAGGATAAGTATTGATGATCTTGCTTTTTCATGGTTTGATTATATATTGAAAGATGGCAAAAAACCGGCACTTTTAAAAGATAAAATCAATTTCCAGGTGATGAATACCAACTCGTGGAAGCATGTTCCTGATTTTGAAAAAATGCATACTTCAACGGTAAAGTTTTATCTTCAGGATCATAAAAATGCATCATCAGTTTTTAATCGGCCAACAGATAAAAGCTTTGTAACACAAACTGTTGATTTTAAAAACCGCGATCAGAAGGAGATCTATCATAAAGTAAGCAAAACAGACAGTATAAAAATTACCAATTCCGTTTATTTTGAAAGTGAAGTTTTAGATAAAGATCTTATTATCAGCGGAAATCCGGCAGGAAGTTTTAAAGTTTCTATCAATAAAAAGGATTTCGATACGGACACTTACCTGTACCAGATACAGCCGGATGGAAAACCTTTCCTGCTTTCAACTCATATTGTGAGAGCGAGTTATGCCAAAGATAATGCTGTACGCCAGCTCCTTGAACCGGGTAAAATAGAGCAAATCCCTATTAAAAATTCAATATTAATCAGTAAAAAAATAGAAAAAGGAAGCAAACTGGTTCTTTTGGTTGGAGTCAATAAAAATCCCAACTGGCAGATCAATTACGGAACAGGAAAAGATGTAAGTGATGAAACCATAAAAGATGCAGATAAACCGCTGGAAATAAAATGGTATAACGACAGCTATGTGGAAATACCTATTTATCAAGAATAA
- a CDS encoding APC family permease, producing MNQLFRRKNYSETDTSTSLLRVLGVWDIVFFGIAAIIGAGSFSSLGEAVFRGGPGVILLYLICGFACGFTALCYAEFASRIPTAGSAYTYAYASFGELIAWVIGWALIMEYSFGNIYVAFSWSDYFTSFLGRLGMHIPDYLTCSYTEARKAFQLGSENKELLNAWKTAPMIGSLKFIVDVPALVINGLITWLCYVGVKESKNFNNSLVILKLAVIVLVILVGFAYINTDNWAPVNPETQVASFMPNGFAGVMSAVSGVFFAYIGFDALSVLSEETKDPQKTLPKGMIISLVLCTFIYIALTLVLTGMVDYRKFDGVGDPLSFIFEKSNANVAWMELVVSFVAIVAITTVLLVFQMGQPRIWYAMSRDGLMPQRFQKVHPKYKTPSYATVITGIAVGVPILFTDKTFILDFTSIGTIFAFVLVCAGVLMLPAKEKIKGRFHLPYINGKIIFPVIFIGGLIAFYIWQPEFFTSLTDWNDPKEGEFRASIFVFILINLVLCVFAFIKNFSLIPLIGLSSCLYLLTGMSHENWFWFGLWFALGLIIYFCYGYRHSKLRKEN from the coding sequence ATGAATCAACTTTTTAGAAGGAAAAACTATTCGGAAACAGATACATCTACCAGCCTTCTAAGGGTTCTAGGTGTTTGGGATATTGTTTTTTTTGGTATTGCGGCCATTATCGGAGCAGGAAGTTTCAGCAGTTTAGGTGAAGCGGTTTTCAGAGGTGGTCCCGGAGTTATTCTGTTATATTTAATTTGTGGTTTTGCCTGTGGTTTTACGGCATTGTGCTATGCTGAATTTGCCAGCAGAATTCCTACAGCAGGATCTGCCTATACTTATGCTTACGCCAGTTTCGGAGAGCTTATCGCATGGGTAATCGGATGGGCGCTCATCATGGAATATTCTTTCGGGAATATCTATGTAGCCTTTTCCTGGTCCGACTATTTCACAAGCTTTTTAGGACGTCTGGGCATGCATATTCCCGATTATCTTACCTGTAGCTATACAGAGGCAAGAAAGGCTTTTCAATTAGGCTCTGAAAACAAAGAATTATTAAATGCCTGGAAAACAGCACCAATGATTGGCAGTTTAAAGTTTATTGTGGATGTTCCTGCATTGGTTATCAACGGGCTTATTACGTGGCTGTGCTATGTTGGGGTAAAAGAGAGTAAAAATTTCAATAATTCTTTGGTTATTTTAAAGCTTGCCGTGATTGTTTTGGTAATTCTGGTAGGTTTTGCATATATCAATACAGATAACTGGGCTCCGGTTAATCCTGAAACTCAGGTAGCTTCATTCATGCCCAACGGCTTTGCAGGAGTAATGAGTGCCGTTTCCGGGGTTTTCTTTGCTTATATAGGCTTTGATGCCCTGAGTGTACTTTCCGAAGAAACAAAAGATCCGCAGAAAACTCTTCCAAAGGGAATGATTATATCTCTTGTATTGTGTACTTTCATCTACATCGCCCTAACCCTCGTTCTTACCGGAATGGTAGATTACAGAAAGTTTGACGGTGTGGGAGATCCGCTTTCATTTATTTTTGAGAAATCGAATGCCAATGTAGCCTGGATGGAGCTTGTGGTTTCCTTCGTTGCTATTGTTGCTATCACTACCGTATTATTGGTTTTCCAGATGGGCCAGCCGAGAATATGGTATGCTATGAGCCGTGACGGACTTATGCCTCAAAGATTTCAAAAGGTACATCCAAAGTATAAAACTCCTTCCTACGCTACCGTTATAACAGGTATTGCAGTAGGAGTCCCTATCCTGTTTACGGATAAAACTTTCATTCTTGACTTTACAAGCATCGGAACCATTTTCGCATTTGTATTGGTTTGTGCAGGGGTTTTAATGCTTCCTGCAAAGGAAAAGATTAAAGGCAGATTCCACCTTCCTTATATTAACGGCAAGATTATATTCCCGGTTATTTTTATTGGCGGATTAATCGCTTTCTACATATGGCAGCCGGAATTCTTCACCAGTTTAACGGATTGGAATGATCCCAAAGAAGGTGAATTCAGAGCCTCTATCTTTGTTTTCATCCTGATTAACCTGGTTCTGTGCGTTTTTGCATTTATCAAGAATTTCTCGTTAATTCCTTTAATCGGTTTAAGTTCTTGCCTGTATCTCCTTACAGGAATGAGTCATGAAAACTGGTTTTGGTTTGGGCTGTGGTTTGCCCTTGGACTGATCATTTACTTCTGCTATGGCTACAGACACAGTAAGCTTAGAAAGGAAAATTAA
- a CDS encoding DUF962 domain-containing protein — MSERIKTYREFYQFYLTEHSKMGTRIFHFIGTLLVFVVIWYVISSGKERFLWYIPIFGYGFAWFSHAVIEKNKPATFKYPLWSLISDFKLFFELLIGKQQFRGIAAPPKETENSDSLH, encoded by the coding sequence ATGTCAGAAAGAATAAAAACTTACAGGGAATTTTATCAGTTCTATCTTACCGAGCACAGTAAAATGGGAACAAGGATCTTTCACTTCATTGGTACTCTCCTGGTGTTTGTTGTGATCTGGTATGTTATAAGTTCAGGGAAAGAACGGTTTCTATGGTATATTCCTATTTTCGGGTATGGGTTTGCATGGTTCAGTCATGCCGTTATTGAGAAGAATAAACCGGCAACTTTTAAATATCCGCTGTGGTCATTAATTTCAGATTTCAAACTGTTTTTTGAGCTTTTAATCGGCAAACAGCAGTTCAGAGGAATTGCTGCACCGCCAAAGGAAACGGAGAATAGTGATAGCTTACATTAA
- a CDS encoding DUF4377 domain-containing protein, translating into MKIIATILKSAVPAVALFAMTQCTTTANAAGADEKTFIVGPETADCTGVAPMKCLQVKEKASENWTNFYTNIEGFTYEPGYEYVLKVKTEKIANPPADGSSIKYTLVKQVSKTKK; encoded by the coding sequence ATGAAAATTATCGCAACCATTCTAAAAAGCGCTGTTCCTGCAGTAGCACTATTCGCAATGACGCAATGTACCACTACGGCAAATGCTGCCGGAGCAGATGAAAAAACATTCATCGTAGGACCTGAAACTGCAGACTGTACAGGAGTAGCACCCATGAAATGTCTGCAGGTAAAAGAAAAAGCTTCAGAAAACTGGACGAATTTCTATACAAACATTGAAGGATTCACCTATGAGCCTGGATATGAATATGTTTTGAAAGTAAAAACCGAAAAAATAGCCAATCCTCCGGCTGACGGGTCTTCTATAAAATATACACTGGTAAAACAGGTTTCCAAAACCAAGAAATAA